From Bordetella flabilis, the proteins below share one genomic window:
- a CDS encoding amidohydrolase family protein, translating into MNDRLKQVQGSRSAAVKARLDHPVIDTDVHVNDYAPALEDYVQHYGGSKLVDALRRAQGGRFANRSAGGKDWYQQTPQERQYHRTLRSPWWARVTRNTLDLATYTLPALLYERLAEQGSDYSVLFPNDVLAPLAAGADNRQALQRAINHFHADLYRPYADRLTPVAGIGLHTPQEGIEELEFAVKTLGLKVINIPGGIRRPIRAIADKYPASEYPDVARHAGYVDFLGIDSEYDYDPFWAKVVELGVPVTTHYGSQGWTGRQSISNYMFNHIGHFADGSQAFAKALFFGGVTRRFPGLRVALLEGGADWGAHVYTHLIDRWEKRNRNAVQNYNPANADLDLLEDLFRRYGHPLLQGRELNRETLLRDSLGISALHHSREPNADELDDFAAAGIESPHDIRTRWLDSFYFGSEADDRTVASAFNSRALPLGAKVNAIWSSDVGHWDVPEFTEPLAESWDLVENGVIAAADFKSWVFDNPYRFYTEANPGFFKGTAIERAQASRAEQAR; encoded by the coding sequence ATGAACGACCGCTTGAAGCAAGTCCAGGGCTCCCGCTCCGCCGCCGTCAAGGCACGGCTGGATCATCCCGTCATCGACACGGACGTCCACGTCAATGACTACGCCCCCGCGCTGGAGGACTACGTTCAGCATTACGGCGGCAGCAAGCTCGTGGACGCGCTGCGTCGCGCGCAAGGCGGCCGCTTCGCCAACCGCAGTGCCGGCGGCAAGGACTGGTACCAGCAGACGCCGCAGGAGCGCCAGTATCACCGTACGCTGCGCTCGCCGTGGTGGGCGCGCGTCACGCGCAACACGCTGGACCTGGCGACATACACCCTGCCCGCCTTGCTGTATGAGCGCCTCGCCGAACAGGGATCCGATTACTCGGTGCTGTTCCCGAACGATGTCCTGGCGCCGCTGGCTGCTGGCGCGGACAACCGCCAGGCACTGCAGCGGGCGATCAACCATTTCCATGCCGACCTGTATCGCCCCTATGCCGACCGCCTGACGCCTGTCGCCGGCATCGGCCTGCACACGCCGCAGGAAGGCATCGAAGAACTGGAATTCGCCGTCAAGACGCTGGGACTGAAGGTCATCAACATCCCGGGCGGCATTCGCCGCCCCATCCGGGCCATCGCCGACAAGTATCCCGCCAGCGAGTATCCGGACGTCGCGCGCCACGCCGGCTACGTCGACTTCCTGGGCATCGACAGCGAATATGACTACGACCCGTTCTGGGCCAAAGTCGTCGAACTCGGCGTGCCGGTCACCACCCACTACGGCAGCCAGGGCTGGACAGGCCGGCAATCGATCAGCAACTACATGTTCAACCACATCGGCCATTTCGCCGATGGCTCGCAGGCATTCGCGAAGGCATTGTTCTTCGGCGGCGTGACGCGGCGCTTCCCAGGGCTGCGCGTCGCCCTGCTGGAAGGCGGCGCGGACTGGGGCGCCCATGTGTACACCCACCTGATCGACCGCTGGGAAAAGCGCAACCGCAATGCGGTGCAGAACTACAACCCCGCCAACGCGGACCTTGACCTGCTGGAAGATCTGTTCAGGCGCTATGGCCACCCGCTGTTGCAAGGTCGCGAATTGAATCGCGAGACGCTGCTGCGCGACAGCCTGGGCATCTCGGCCCTGCATCACAGCCGCGAGCCGAACGCCGATGAACTGGACGACTTCGCCGCCGCCGGCATCGAAAGTCCGCACGACATCAGGACGCGCTGGCTGGACAGCTTTTACTTCGGGTCGGAGGCCGACGACCGCACGGTCGCGTCGGCATTCAACAGCCGTGCCCTGCCGCTGGGCGCCAAGGTGAACGCCATCTGGTCCTCCGATGTGGGCCATTGGGATGTGCCCGAATTCACCGAACCGCTCGCGGAAAGCTGGGATCTGGTGGAAAACGGCGTCATCGCGGCCGCGGACTTCAAGTCCTGGGTCTTCGACAACCCCTATCGCTTCTACACAGAAGCCAATCCCGGCTTCTTCAAGGGCACGGCCATTGAACGGGCGCAGGCGTCCCGTGCGGAGCAGGCACGATGA
- a CDS encoding ABC transporter permease translates to MTAPAKRWRGWVLPAMLVAIWCLLSYSGLHQSPMLVSPGQVWQTTLDQVSTGKLWRALGASFARELAGFGIGTTLGLLLGAALGLSRHFQRIVGPSFNTFKQVSLFAWIPLISVWFGLGDTAKVVFLSLAALVPVVVNTCDGIRSAPIGLLEVARVHGHSRMQRVFSVILPCAIPSIFTGIYLALIYSWLATIGAEYLLVAGLGIGNTLIDGSEHFRMDLVIFGMVVIGLVGWGLNAIARWTERRLARWRVA, encoded by the coding sequence ATGACGGCGCCGGCCAAACGTTGGCGCGGCTGGGTGCTGCCCGCGATGCTGGTGGCGATCTGGTGCCTGCTGTCGTACAGCGGTCTGCATCAGTCTCCGATGCTGGTGTCGCCCGGACAGGTATGGCAGACCACCCTGGACCAGGTGTCGACCGGAAAACTGTGGCGCGCGCTCGGGGCCAGCTTTGCCCGTGAACTCGCGGGCTTCGGCATCGGCACCACGCTGGGCCTGCTGCTGGGCGCCGCGCTGGGGCTGTCACGACATTTCCAGCGCATCGTGGGTCCCAGCTTCAATACGTTCAAGCAGGTCTCGCTTTTCGCGTGGATTCCCCTGATTTCGGTCTGGTTCGGCCTGGGCGATACCGCCAAGGTGGTGTTTCTTTCACTGGCGGCCCTGGTGCCCGTCGTGGTGAACACCTGTGACGGAATACGCTCTGCCCCGATCGGCTTGCTCGAAGTCGCCCGCGTGCACGGCCACAGCCGGATGCAGCGGGTCTTCTCGGTAATCCTGCCCTGCGCCATCCCGTCCATTTTCACCGGCATCTACCTGGCCCTGATCTATTCGTGGCTGGCCACCATCGGCGCGGAATACCTGCTGGTGGCCGGCCTGGGAATCGGCAACACCCTCATCGACGGCAGCGAACACTTTCGCATGGACCTGGTCATCTTCGGCATGGTCGTCATCGGGCTGGTGGGCTGGGGCCTGAACGCCATCGCGCGCTGGACGGAACGCCGCCTCGCCCGCTGGCGCGTGGCATGA
- a CDS encoding alpha-hydroxy acid oxidase, protein MPLPSRSFIATIEDMRVLAEKRVPRMFYDYADSGSWTESTYRANEADLQKIRFRQRVARNMENRNIATTMVGIPAAMPVALAPTGLTGMQHADGEILAAQAAEAFGVPFTLSTMSICSIEDVAAHTTKPFWFQLYVMRDRDFIERLIDRAKAANCSALMLTLDLQILGQRHKDLRNGLTAPPRLTLPNLLNLATKPAWCYQMLRTGRRTFRNIVGHAKGVGDLSSLSSWTAEQFDPRLSWDDVEWIKKRWGGKLILKGILDPEDARLAADTGADALIVSNHGGRQLDGAMSAISMLPRIVDAVDSKIEVWMDSGIRSGQDILRAVALGARGTLIGRAFLYGLGAGGREGVTKALQILANELDVTMALCGHRDIHDIDRDILVPGTYPTA, encoded by the coding sequence ATGCCTTTGCCGTCCCGATCCTTTATCGCAACCATCGAAGACATGCGCGTGCTTGCGGAAAAGCGCGTGCCGCGCATGTTCTACGACTACGCGGATTCCGGTTCATGGACTGAATCGACCTACCGGGCCAACGAAGCCGACCTGCAGAAGATTCGTTTCCGGCAGCGCGTGGCGCGGAATATGGAGAACCGCAACATCGCCACCACCATGGTGGGTATCCCCGCCGCCATGCCGGTGGCGCTGGCGCCCACCGGCCTGACCGGCATGCAGCACGCGGACGGCGAGATCCTGGCCGCGCAGGCGGCCGAGGCCTTCGGCGTTCCATTCACCTTGTCGACGATGAGCATCTGCTCCATCGAGGACGTGGCCGCGCACACCACCAAGCCGTTCTGGTTCCAGCTGTACGTGATGCGGGACCGCGACTTCATCGAACGCCTGATCGACCGGGCCAAGGCCGCCAACTGCTCCGCCTTGATGCTGACCTTGGACCTGCAGATCCTGGGCCAGCGCCACAAGGACCTGCGCAACGGCTTGACCGCGCCGCCGCGCCTGACGCTGCCCAACCTGTTGAACCTGGCCACCAAGCCGGCGTGGTGCTATCAGATGCTGCGCACCGGCCGGCGCACTTTCCGCAATATCGTCGGCCATGCGAAGGGCGTGGGCGACCTGTCGTCGCTGTCATCATGGACGGCGGAGCAATTCGATCCGCGCCTGAGCTGGGACGACGTGGAATGGATCAAGAAGCGCTGGGGCGGCAAGCTGATCCTGAAGGGCATCCTGGATCCCGAGGATGCGCGCCTGGCGGCCGACACGGGCGCCGATGCGCTGATCGTCAGCAACCACGGCGGCCGGCAACTGGACGGCGCGATGTCGGCGATCAGCATGCTGCCGCGCATCGTCGACGCGGTGGATTCGAAGATCGAAGTATGGATGGACAGCGGGATCCGGTCGGGCCAGGATATCCTGCGCGCGGTCGCGCTGGGCGCGCGCGGCACGCTGATCGGCCGGGCTTTTCTCTACGGCTTGGGCGCGGGCGGCAGGGAAGGCGTGACCAAGGCCCTGCAAATCCTGGCGAATGAACTGGATGTGACGATGGCCTTGTGCGGGCATCGCGATATCCACGATATCGATCGCGACATCCTGGTGCCGGGTACGTATCCCACGGCTTGA
- a CDS encoding LysR family transcriptional regulator: MNFDLADLRAFVAASDHGSFRAAADVLCISQSALSRRIEKLEGALGLRLFERTTRRLELTTAGRGFVHKARHVLNELESALLGTRDLADRLSGEVTIACVPSAVGYFLPPVVKAYHDEYPRIRLRIRDETSAEILTTVARSEADFGLTYIGTQEPDIEFQPLIEDPFVLACSREHPLARKRKVRWAELANHDYVAVAQGSGNRMLIDQALAHTAQLPRWFCEVQHVPALVSVVEAGVGVGVVPKLGMPRGAHATLVSVPLVDPSISRTLGLIKRRGRALSAAAQRFYDFILRAHG, from the coding sequence GTGAACTTCGACCTTGCAGACCTGCGCGCCTTCGTGGCGGCCAGCGACCACGGCAGTTTCCGCGCCGCGGCGGACGTCCTGTGCATCTCCCAATCGGCGCTGAGCCGGCGCATCGAAAAACTGGAAGGCGCGCTGGGCCTGCGCCTGTTCGAGCGCACCACCCGGCGGCTGGAATTGACAACGGCCGGACGAGGGTTCGTCCACAAGGCCCGGCACGTCCTGAACGAACTGGAAAGCGCGCTGCTGGGCACGCGCGACCTGGCCGACCGCCTGTCGGGGGAAGTGACCATCGCCTGCGTGCCCTCCGCCGTGGGCTACTTCCTGCCGCCCGTGGTCAAGGCGTACCACGACGAATACCCACGGATCCGGCTGCGCATCCGCGACGAGACGTCGGCGGAGATCCTGACCACGGTGGCCCGCAGCGAAGCGGACTTCGGCCTGACCTACATCGGCACCCAGGAGCCGGACATCGAATTCCAGCCCCTGATCGAAGACCCCTTCGTGCTGGCCTGCTCGCGCGAGCATCCGCTGGCGCGCAAGCGCAAGGTGCGCTGGGCCGAACTGGCCAACCATGATTATGTGGCCGTGGCGCAAGGCAGCGGCAACCGCATGCTGATCGACCAGGCGCTCGCCCACACCGCGCAGTTGCCGCGCTGGTTCTGCGAGGTGCAGCACGTTCCCGCGCTGGTCAGCGTGGTGGAAGCGGGCGTGGGGGTAGGCGTGGTGCCCAAGCTCGGCATGCCGCGCGGCGCGCACGCGACCCTGGTCAGCGTCCCGCTGGTCGACCCGTCGATATCGCGCACGCTGGGCCTGATCAAACGCCGGGGCCGCGCGCTATCCGCGGCGGCGCAGCGCTTCTACGATTTCATCCTGCGCGCGCATGGCTAA
- a CDS encoding ABC transporter ATP-binding protein, which translates to MTATSTLEIRALGKRYPGAPGRQALPVLDNINLDIPAGRFISIVGASGCGKSTLLRLIVGLDSDYQGAILLDGLPVGDPSGDRGIVFQDHRLFPWLTVARNVAVALRNVAISNSEKRQRVAEHLSLVGLQGYDNAYPHQLSGGMAQRVAIARGLVNRPRILLLDEPFGALDALTRSRMQQRLQRIWQQERITMILVTHDVDEAVFLGDEVVIMQPHPGRIHRTIRVNLPHPRDRSDPRFIQLRDDVLSDFLDAEEYGQ; encoded by the coding sequence ATGACCGCCACCTCCACACTCGAAATCCGCGCGCTGGGCAAGCGCTATCCCGGCGCGCCGGGCCGGCAGGCGCTGCCCGTCCTCGACAACATCAACCTCGACATTCCGGCGGGCCGATTCATCAGCATCGTCGGCGCCAGCGGATGCGGCAAGTCCACCCTCCTGCGCCTGATCGTGGGCCTGGACAGCGACTACCAGGGCGCCATTCTGCTGGATGGCCTGCCGGTGGGAGACCCGAGCGGCGATCGCGGCATCGTATTCCAGGACCATCGCCTGTTCCCCTGGTTGACCGTGGCGCGCAATGTCGCCGTGGCGCTGCGCAACGTCGCGATCTCGAATTCGGAGAAGCGCCAGCGGGTCGCCGAACACCTTTCCCTGGTGGGCCTGCAAGGCTATGACAACGCCTATCCGCACCAGCTCTCCGGGGGCATGGCGCAGCGTGTCGCCATCGCACGCGGGCTGGTGAACCGGCCGCGCATCCTGCTGCTGGACGAACCGTTCGGCGCTCTCGACGCGTTGACCCGGTCGCGCATGCAGCAGCGGTTGCAGCGCATCTGGCAACAGGAGCGCATCACCATGATCCTGGTCACGCATGACGTCGACGAAGCCGTCTTCCTGGGCGACGAAGTGGTCATCATGCAGCCGCATCCCGGCCGCATCCATCGCACGATACGGGTGAATCTGCCGCATCCGCGCGACCGCAGCGACCCGCGTTTCATACAACTGCGCGACGATGTACTAAGCGATTTCCTGGACGCGGAAGAATACGGCCAGTAG
- a CDS encoding ABC transporter permease — protein MSASPSILSGVNRPRRTVAPRDLLAWAGSRGWGWLLPAALLAVWQVCDSYRWISPQVLPSPRFVFDTLWDLAGSGDLWLNARASMTRVAVGFLAGAALGVALGSVMGLSRRVEAYLLPTFNALVQIPVLAWLPFVLLLVGIGEPLKYILIAKAALVPVTLNTLQAFRQTPLALLEVARIYGYSQRQQVLRVVLPHAIPTLFTGLRLGFTKAWLSLVVVELVASSEGLGYLIVYGRQLFQLDLVMAAVVVVGAIGFAIDRLLDGAERRLCRGRPAPAWGSA, from the coding sequence ATGAGCGCATCGCCGTCCATCCTGTCCGGCGTAAACCGCCCGCGCCGCACCGTTGCGCCCCGGGACCTGCTTGCCTGGGCAGGATCCCGGGGATGGGGGTGGCTGCTGCCGGCCGCCCTGCTGGCCGTGTGGCAGGTCTGCGATTCGTACCGGTGGATATCGCCGCAGGTGCTGCCGTCGCCGCGCTTCGTGTTCGACACGCTGTGGGACCTGGCCGGCAGCGGCGATCTCTGGCTCAACGCCCGGGCCAGCATGACGCGCGTGGCCGTGGGTTTCCTGGCTGGCGCCGCGCTTGGGGTTGCCCTGGGGAGCGTCATGGGCCTGTCGCGCCGGGTCGAGGCGTATCTGCTGCCGACCTTCAATGCGCTGGTGCAGATCCCCGTACTGGCGTGGCTGCCCTTCGTCCTGCTGCTGGTCGGCATCGGCGAACCGCTCAAGTACATCCTGATCGCCAAGGCCGCGCTGGTTCCCGTCACGCTCAATACGCTGCAAGCGTTCCGGCAGACGCCGCTCGCCTTGCTGGAGGTCGCCCGCATATATGGCTACTCGCAGCGCCAGCAAGTCCTGCGGGTCGTGCTGCCCCACGCCATTCCCACGTTGTTCACCGGCCTGCGGCTGGGCTTCACCAAGGCCTGGCTTTCGCTCGTGGTCGTGGAGCTGGTCGCCTCCAGCGAGGGCCTGGGTTATCTCATCGTCTACGGACGGCAGTTGTTCCAGCTGGATCTCGTCATGGCCGCCGTCGTCGTCGTAGGCGCCATCGGCTTTGCGATAGACCGGCTGCTGGATGGCGCCGAGCGGCGCCTCTGCCGCGGCCGGCCCGCGCCGGCGTGGGGGTCGGCATGA
- a CDS encoding efflux RND transporter permease subunit — MSVVQLALRRPYTFIVMALLIILATPFALMRMATDIFPEIDIPVISVIWNYNGLSAQEMGQRIAAQNERGLTTTVSDIEHIESQSLAGITVIKIFFQPTANIQTAIAQVVAAEQTQVRQLPPGITPPLVIKYSASSIPVIQLALSSATLPEPSLFDAALNTLRPRLITIPGVAVPFPYGGKNRVISVDLDLQALQARGLSPADVVNAVNLQNLILPSGTAKFGDTEFSIKMNSSPETIAGLNNLPVRTVPGGATTYVRDVAYVRDGFNPQTNIVRQDGVRGVLLSVLKNGGASTLDIVANLRELLPSVIQTMPADIKVTPLFDQSVFVKAAVKGVIIEALIAALLTATMVLLFLGNWRSTLIIALTIPLSILASILALHMMGETLNLMTLGGLALSVGILVDQAIVTIENIERHLHLGTELKQAILTGANEIGMAAFVSTLCICIVFVPMFFLSGVARYLFVPLAEAVVFAMLASYVLSRTLVPTLVMLLMKNHGKGDPDARPSALQRVYRAFDQRFERMRRAYTLVLSAQLARRKAFALLFLGFCLLSCLLYPFLGRDFFPTVDAGQIRLHMRAPTGTRIEETARLADQVETAIREMIPPKDLETILDNLGVPNSGINLSYSNAGTIGTLDGEILLSLRDGHAPTEDYISLLRAELPKRFPGIEFFFQPADIVTQILNFGLPAAINVQFTGSNMNANAELAAELTKSIRQIPGAVDAHVHQRLDTPTLNMVMDRTRLQQVGLSPANVGQSVLIALSGSTQTSPAFWLNPQNGVVYNVAIQAPQYQIDGMDQLLALPVGAPGAPGGGNTQLLGNLVDVQPSRQPAVMSRYNIQPAIDVYVGVQGRDLASVAADVSRKVDEIRHKLPRGSQVTLRGQVQTMQSSFIGLGVGLLMAIVLVYLLIVVNFQSWIDAFIIITALPAALAGIAWMLFITGTTLSVPALTGAIMTMGVATANSILLVSFARQRREEGAPVLSAALEAGATRLRPVLMTALAMIIGMIPMALGIGEGAEQNAPLGRAVIGGLLFATVSTLFFVPVVFAGVHHRLGRRKAQAGDARPDAAPLAPDTAPREI; from the coding sequence GTGTCGGTGGTCCAACTGGCCTTGCGCCGTCCCTATACTTTCATCGTGATGGCGCTGTTGATCATCCTGGCGACGCCCTTTGCGTTGATGAGGATGGCGACGGATATCTTTCCCGAAATAGACATACCCGTCATCAGCGTCATCTGGAACTACAACGGCTTGTCGGCGCAGGAGATGGGGCAACGCATCGCGGCGCAGAACGAACGCGGACTGACCACGACGGTCAGCGACATCGAGCACATCGAGTCCCAATCGCTGGCGGGCATCACCGTCATCAAGATCTTCTTCCAGCCCACGGCGAACATCCAGACCGCCATCGCCCAGGTCGTGGCCGCCGAACAGACCCAGGTACGCCAGCTGCCGCCCGGCATCACGCCGCCGTTGGTCATCAAGTATTCGGCGTCCAGCATTCCGGTCATACAACTGGCCCTGTCCAGCGCCACGCTGCCCGAACCGTCCTTGTTCGACGCCGCGCTGAACACCCTGCGCCCACGGCTGATCACCATTCCCGGCGTGGCGGTGCCCTTTCCCTACGGCGGCAAGAACCGGGTGATCTCGGTCGACCTGGACCTGCAGGCGCTGCAGGCGCGCGGGCTGTCGCCAGCCGACGTGGTCAACGCCGTCAACCTGCAGAACCTTATCCTGCCGTCGGGTACCGCCAAATTCGGCGATACCGAGTTCAGCATCAAGATGAACAGTTCGCCCGAAACCATCGCCGGGCTGAACAACCTGCCGGTGCGCACCGTGCCCGGCGGCGCCACCACCTATGTGCGCGACGTGGCGTATGTGCGCGACGGCTTCAATCCGCAGACCAATATCGTGCGCCAGGACGGCGTGCGCGGCGTGCTGCTGTCGGTGCTGAAGAACGGCGGCGCCTCGACCCTGGACATTGTGGCGAACCTGCGGGAGCTTCTGCCGAGCGTGATCCAGACCATGCCGGCCGACATCAAGGTCACGCCGCTGTTCGACCAGTCGGTCTTCGTAAAGGCCGCCGTCAAGGGCGTCATCATCGAAGCCCTGATCGCGGCCTTGCTGACCGCCACCATGGTGCTGCTGTTCCTGGGCAACTGGCGCAGCACGCTGATCATCGCCCTGACCATCCCGCTGTCCATCCTGGCGTCCATCCTGGCCCTGCACATGATGGGCGAGACGCTCAACCTGATGACGCTGGGGGGGCTGGCGCTGTCGGTGGGCATCCTGGTGGACCAGGCCATCGTCACCATCGAGAACATCGAACGCCACCTGCACCTGGGGACCGAACTCAAGCAGGCCATCCTGACGGGCGCCAACGAGATCGGCATGGCGGCCTTCGTGTCGACGCTGTGCATCTGTATCGTATTCGTGCCGATGTTCTTTTTGTCGGGCGTGGCGCGCTACCTCTTCGTCCCCCTGGCCGAGGCCGTGGTCTTCGCCATGCTGGCCTCGTACGTGCTGTCGCGCACCCTGGTGCCGACGCTGGTCATGTTGCTGATGAAGAACCACGGCAAGGGCGACCCCGATGCCCGGCCCAGCGCCCTGCAGCGCGTGTATCGCGCCTTCGACCAGCGTTTCGAGCGCATGCGGCGCGCGTACACGCTGGTGCTGTCGGCGCAGTTGGCCCGGCGCAAGGCCTTCGCCCTGCTCTTCCTGGGTTTCTGCCTGCTGTCCTGCCTACTGTATCCCTTCCTGGGACGGGACTTCTTCCCCACCGTGGACGCGGGCCAGATCCGCCTGCACATGCGCGCGCCCACCGGCACGCGGATCGAGGAGACCGCCCGCCTGGCAGACCAGGTCGAGACCGCCATCCGTGAAATGATTCCCCCGAAGGACCTCGAGACCATCCTGGATAACCTCGGCGTGCCGAACAGCGGCATCAATCTCTCGTACAGCAACGCCGGCACCATCGGCACGCTGGACGGAGAAATCCTGCTGTCGCTGCGCGACGGGCATGCACCCACCGAGGACTACATCTCACTGCTGCGCGCCGAGCTGCCCAAGCGCTTTCCCGGGATCGAGTTCTTCTTCCAGCCGGCCGACATCGTCACGCAGATCCTCAACTTCGGCCTGCCCGCGGCCATCAACGTACAGTTCACGGGCAGCAATATGAACGCCAACGCGGAGCTGGCAGCCGAACTGACCAAGTCCATCCGGCAGATCCCGGGTGCGGTGGACGCCCATGTGCACCAGCGCCTGGATACGCCGACACTGAACATGGTGATGGACCGCACCCGCCTGCAGCAGGTCGGCCTCAGTCCGGCCAACGTGGGCCAAAGCGTGCTGATCGCGCTCTCGGGCAGTACGCAGACCTCGCCCGCCTTCTGGCTGAATCCGCAGAACGGCGTGGTGTACAACGTCGCCATCCAGGCCCCGCAGTACCAGATCGACGGCATGGACCAACTGCTGGCCTTGCCCGTGGGCGCGCCCGGCGCGCCTGGGGGCGGCAACACGCAACTGCTGGGCAACCTGGTCGACGTCCAGCCCTCGCGGCAACCCGCCGTCATGTCGCGCTACAACATCCAGCCCGCCATCGACGTCTACGTCGGCGTGCAGGGCCGGGACCTGGCCAGCGTGGCGGCCGATGTATCCCGCAAGGTCGACGAAATCCGCCACAAGCTGCCGCGCGGCAGCCAGGTGACGCTGCGCGGACAGGTGCAGACCATGCAGTCGTCCTTCATCGGCCTGGGGGTCGGGCTGCTGATGGCCATCGTGCTGGTCTACCTGCTTATCGTCGTGAACTTCCAGTCCTGGATCGACGCCTTCATCATCATTACCGCCCTGCCGGCCGCGCTCGCCGGCATCGCCTGGATGCTGTTCATCACCGGCACCACGCTCAGCGTCCCGGCGCTGACCGGGGCGATCATGACCATGGGCGTGGCTACCGCCAACAGCATCCTGCTGGTGTCCTTCGCCCGGCAACGGCGCGAGGAAGGCGCACCCGTGCTGTCCGCGGCGCTGGAGGCCGGGGCCACGCGCCTGCGGCCGGTCCTGATGACGGCGCTGGCCATGATTATCGGCATGATCCCCATGGCGCTCGGCATCGGCGAAGGCGCCGAGCAGAATGCGCCCCTGGGGCGCGCCGTGATCGGCGGGCTGCTGTTCGCCACCGTATCGACGCTTTTCTTCGTGCCGGTGGTCTTTGCCGGCGTACATCATCGCCTGGGACGCCGCAAGGCGCAGGCCGGGGACGCGCGCCCTGACGCCGCGCCCCTGGCGCCGGATACCGCGCCGCGGGAGATCTAG
- a CDS encoding ABC transporter substrate-binding protein — protein sequence MTGTSRLRRRLFAGLAGAFMVAMAGTAWPGPDVVRIGVATAGGGDPITWGGSPGAVVRANRWLEDAFARQGTKVEWLFFKGAGPAVNEALSNRQIDFAYQGDLPSVVGRANGLDTRLLLVSGARNNLYVAVPPASPLRTLEDLKGRTVALFRGTNGHLVAINVLAAHGLAERDLKVVNLDTGSAQAAIVSNGVQAAFGGIEYFKLRDQGLVRMVFSTQRGNPAYTRQAALLVRAAFAQDNPQATQTVVDAFVRAACWASDEENRDALFQLWARSGIPYASFKAEFQDQTLKSRNSPVVDAFIVGRYKAVAADALRQRLIRREISVDDWFDTRYLERALKDQGLEDYWPRYATDGITRVNGPASTAQAGPRENRP from the coding sequence ATGACCGGTACGTCTCGTTTGCGGCGGCGGCTGTTTGCCGGGCTGGCGGGGGCCTTCATGGTGGCGATGGCCGGCACCGCCTGGCCGGGCCCGGACGTCGTGCGCATCGGCGTGGCCACGGCCGGCGGCGGCGATCCCATCACCTGGGGCGGATCGCCGGGCGCCGTCGTCCGCGCCAATCGTTGGCTGGAAGACGCCTTCGCCCGCCAGGGCACCAAGGTGGAATGGCTGTTCTTCAAGGGCGCCGGGCCGGCCGTCAACGAAGCGCTGTCCAACCGGCAGATCGACTTCGCCTACCAGGGGGACCTGCCCTCCGTCGTGGGACGCGCCAACGGCCTCGACACGCGGCTGCTGCTGGTCAGCGGCGCGCGCAACAACCTGTATGTGGCGGTGCCCCCGGCGTCGCCCCTGCGCACCCTGGAAGACTTGAAGGGCCGCACGGTAGCGCTCTTTCGCGGAACCAACGGCCATCTGGTGGCCATCAACGTGCTGGCTGCGCATGGGCTGGCCGAGCGCGACCTGAAGGTGGTCAACCTGGACACCGGAAGCGCGCAGGCGGCCATCGTCTCCAACGGTGTGCAGGCCGCGTTCGGCGGCATCGAATACTTCAAGCTGCGCGACCAGGGACTGGTACGCATGGTGTTCTCGACCCAGCGCGGGAACCCGGCCTACACGCGGCAGGCCGCGCTGTTGGTCCGGGCCGCGTTCGCCCAGGACAATCCGCAAGCCACCCAGACCGTGGTCGACGCCTTCGTGCGGGCGGCGTGCTGGGCCTCCGACGAAGAGAACCGCGACGCCCTGTTCCAGCTATGGGCGCGCAGCGGTATTCCCTATGCGTCGTTCAAGGCGGAATTCCAGGACCAGACGCTGAAGTCACGCAACTCGCCGGTGGTCGACGCATTCATCGTCGGCCGCTACAAGGCCGTGGCGGCCGACGCCTTGCGGCAAAGGCTGATACGACGCGAGATCAGCGTGGACGACTGGTTCGACACGCGTTACCTGGAGCGGGCGCTGAAGGACCAGGGCCTGGAGGACTACTGGCCGCGCTATGCCACCGACGGCATCACCCGTGTCAATGGCCCAGCCTCGACCGCCCAGGCCGGACCCAGGGAGAATAGGCCATGA